Proteins encoded together in one Chitinophaga lutea window:
- the dnaE gene encoding DNA polymerase III subunit alpha — protein sequence MKFSHLHVHTQFSLLDGAADIKGLYKKSMADGMPALAITDHGNMFGAFQFVAEAYNHKLNPEDPKDKRLKVKPIVGCEFYLVENRHKRQFTREEKDIRYHQVLLAKDDEGYRNLIKLCSLGYMEGLYGKYPRIDKELILQYHKGLIATTCCLGASVPKTILKKGEEEGEKEFKWWLDIFGEDFYVEMQRHGIPEQIKVNESLVKFARKYNVKIIASNDSHYVDQEDANAHDILLCINTGEKKSTPTNKEFSDDDVSVKNKRFAFYNDQFYFKTTQEMTQLFHDLPESIDNTNEIVDKVQLLDLKRDILLPNFPIPPEFFTQDQYLRHLTMEGAHKRYAEMTPEIEERLNFELNVIENMGFAGYFLIVSDFIKAGRDLGVFIGPGRGSAAGSAVAYCIGITNIDPIKYDLLFERFLNPERKSMPDIDTDFDDEGRQKVIDYVVQKYGKQQVAQIITYGTMAAKMSIKDVARVMDLPLQDSNGLAKLVPDKPGIQLSRIFNAPLEGDKSLADKEGLAGEDIENVKKLRELIKGNDLQAEVLREACVLEGSVRNTGIHAAGIIIAPKDLSELIPVTTAKDSDLLVTQFEGNVIESAGVIKMDFLGLKTLTIIKGALAMIKKNHGVDIVIDDIPLDDEKTFELYQKAETNATFQFESPGMQKYLRELKPDKFADLIAMNALYRPGPLEYIPTFIRRKHGLEPVTYDVPVMEEYLAETYGINVYQEQVMLLSQKMANFSKGDADILRKAMGKKQKAVLDKMKAQFMEGCKANGHDLKMCDKVWTDWEAFASYAFNKSHSTCYAFVAYQTAYLKAHYPPEYMAAVLNNASNLEKITFFMEECKRMGLDVLPPDVNESYKGFAVNKKGQVRFGLAGLKGVGEAAIENIIEEREKNGPYTTVFDMIKRVNQRAVNKKSMEALAMSGALDCFPELHRAQYFFKADGDNSNGLEKIIKFGQQAQAGSQSSGGLFGDALMPEIQVPKIPNCDPWPLSIKLNNERDVTGIYISGHPLDDYKFELKYYNMSTIAEVLEYQTQISTPSDNNKGKERSFRMAVYVTGAVERISRNNKQFGIMTLEDYTGKFEFALWSEDYLRFTTHFKQGICLYVNGAFKPKRFNENEYEFKVQSMQLLQEVKRTHTRKLFLITQAQFITAEIVDFLVDNAAKYPGKCEISMQLIDQQEELQVKLHTFNRHIEMNDELAHFLDVQPDIDVYIDTINK from the coding sequence ATGAAATTTTCCCACCTGCACGTACACACGCAGTTTTCGCTGCTGGACGGGGCTGCCGATATCAAGGGGCTCTACAAAAAGTCAATGGCCGACGGCATGCCGGCCCTGGCTATCACCGACCATGGCAACATGTTCGGCGCGTTCCAGTTCGTAGCGGAAGCGTACAATCACAAGCTGAATCCGGAAGATCCAAAAGATAAACGCCTGAAAGTGAAGCCTATTGTGGGTTGTGAATTTTATCTGGTGGAAAACCGGCATAAAAGGCAATTTACAAGGGAAGAAAAAGACATCCGCTATCACCAGGTACTGCTGGCCAAAGACGACGAAGGATACCGCAACCTCATCAAACTCTGCTCGCTCGGATATATGGAAGGCCTCTACGGCAAATATCCCCGTATCGACAAAGAGCTCATCCTCCAGTACCACAAAGGCCTCATCGCCACCACCTGCTGCCTCGGCGCTTCCGTACCCAAAACCATCCTCAAAAAAGGAGAAGAAGAAGGTGAAAAGGAATTCAAATGGTGGCTCGATATTTTCGGGGAGGACTTTTACGTGGAAATGCAACGCCACGGTATCCCCGAACAGATCAAAGTAAACGAGTCGCTGGTGAAGTTCGCACGGAAATACAACGTGAAAATCATCGCCTCCAACGATTCGCATTACGTAGACCAGGAAGACGCCAACGCGCACGACATCCTGCTCTGCATCAACACCGGCGAAAAGAAAAGCACGCCTACCAATAAAGAGTTTTCGGACGATGACGTGAGCGTAAAAAACAAACGCTTCGCGTTCTACAACGACCAGTTTTATTTCAAGACGACGCAGGAAATGACGCAGCTGTTTCACGACCTGCCGGAGTCGATCGACAATACCAATGAAATCGTCGACAAGGTGCAGTTGCTCGACCTGAAGCGCGACATCCTGCTGCCCAACTTCCCCATTCCGCCGGAGTTTTTCACGCAGGACCAGTACCTGCGCCACCTCACCATGGAAGGCGCACACAAACGGTACGCTGAAATGACACCGGAGATCGAGGAGCGCCTCAACTTCGAGCTGAATGTAATCGAGAACATGGGGTTTGCGGGTTACTTCCTCATCGTGTCCGACTTCATCAAGGCCGGCCGCGACCTCGGCGTATTCATCGGTCCCGGTCGTGGTTCCGCAGCGGGCTCGGCCGTAGCCTACTGCATCGGCATCACCAACATCGACCCCATCAAATACGATCTCCTGTTCGAAAGGTTCCTCAACCCGGAACGTAAGAGCATGCCCGATATCGATACGGACTTCGACGACGAAGGCCGTCAGAAAGTAATCGACTACGTAGTTCAGAAATACGGCAAACAACAGGTAGCGCAGATCATCACCTACGGTACCATGGCCGCCAAAATGAGTATCAAGGACGTGGCTCGCGTAATGGACCTGCCGCTGCAGGACTCCAACGGCCTGGCCAAGCTGGTGCCCGACAAACCCGGCATCCAGCTGAGCCGCATCTTCAATGCGCCGCTCGAAGGCGATAAGAGTCTTGCCGACAAGGAAGGCCTCGCCGGCGAGGATATCGAGAACGTGAAAAAACTCCGCGAGCTGATCAAGGGCAACGACCTGCAGGCGGAAGTGCTCCGCGAAGCCTGCGTGCTGGAAGGTTCCGTGCGCAACACGGGCATTCACGCGGCGGGCATCATCATCGCCCCCAAAGATCTCTCGGAACTGATACCCGTTACCACCGCCAAAGACTCGGACCTGCTGGTGACCCAGTTCGAAGGAAACGTGATCGAGAGCGCCGGCGTTATCAAGATGGACTTCCTGGGGCTGAAAACCCTCACCATCATCAAAGGCGCGCTGGCAATGATCAAAAAGAACCACGGTGTGGACATCGTGATCGACGACATTCCGCTCGACGATGAAAAGACCTTCGAACTCTACCAGAAAGCGGAAACCAACGCTACCTTCCAGTTTGAAAGTCCGGGTATGCAGAAGTACCTCCGCGAGCTGAAGCCCGATAAATTCGCCGACCTTATCGCCATGAACGCCCTGTACCGTCCGGGCCCGCTCGAGTATATCCCCACCTTCATCCGCCGTAAGCACGGGCTCGAGCCCGTTACGTACGACGTACCGGTGATGGAGGAATACCTGGCGGAAACCTACGGCATTAACGTATACCAGGAACAGGTAATGCTCCTCAGCCAGAAAATGGCCAACTTCTCCAAAGGGGATGCGGACATTCTCCGTAAGGCGATGGGTAAAAAACAAAAGGCCGTACTGGACAAAATGAAGGCCCAGTTCATGGAAGGCTGTAAAGCCAACGGCCACGACCTGAAAATGTGCGACAAGGTGTGGACCGACTGGGAAGCGTTCGCGTCTTACGCGTTCAACAAATCCCACTCCACCTGTTATGCCTTCGTGGCTTACCAGACCGCTTACCTGAAGGCCCACTACCCGCCCGAATACATGGCCGCCGTGCTGAACAACGCCAGCAACCTGGAAAAGATCACCTTCTTCATGGAAGAGTGTAAACGGATGGGCCTCGACGTATTGCCGCCCGACGTGAACGAATCGTACAAAGGTTTTGCGGTGAACAAAAAGGGCCAGGTGCGCTTCGGCCTGGCGGGCCTGAAAGGCGTGGGCGAAGCGGCCATCGAGAACATCATCGAAGAAAGGGAAAAGAACGGCCCGTATACCACCGTGTTTGATATGATCAAACGGGTGAACCAGCGTGCCGTGAATAAAAAATCCATGGAGGCGCTGGCGATGTCCGGCGCGCTCGACTGCTTCCCCGAGCTGCACCGCGCCCAGTATTTCTTCAAGGCAGACGGCGACAACAGCAACGGCCTGGAAAAAATCATCAAATTCGGGCAGCAGGCGCAGGCCGGCAGCCAGTCGTCCGGCGGGTTGTTCGGAGACGCGCTGATGCCGGAGATACAGGTACCCAAAATACCGAACTGCGACCCCTGGCCGCTGAGCATCAAACTCAACAACGAAAGGGATGTAACCGGCATTTATATTTCCGGCCACCCGCTCGACGATTACAAGTTCGAGCTGAAATATTACAACATGTCCACCATCGCCGAGGTGCTCGAATACCAGACCCAGATCAGCACACCTTCCGACAACAACAAAGGCAAGGAACGTTCGTTCCGGATGGCGGTGTATGTGACCGGCGCCGTGGAAAGGATTTCGCGGAACAACAAACAATTCGGCATCATGACGCTGGAGGATTATACCGGCAAGTTCGAGTTCGCCCTCTGGAGCGAGGATTACCTGCGGTTCACCACCCACTTCAAGCAGGGTATCTGCCTGTATGTGAACGGCGCTTTCAAACCCAAACGTTTCAACGAGAACGAATACGAGTTCAAGGTACAGAGCATGCAGCTGCTGCAGGAGGTAAAACGCACCCACACGAGGAAATTATTCCTCATTACACAGGCGCAGTTCATTACGGCTGAAATCGTGGACTTCCTGGTGGACAATGCCGCAAAATACCCCGGCAAATGCGAGATTTCGATGCAGCTGATCGATCAGCAGGAAGAACTGCAGGTAAAACTGCATACCTTCAACCGGCATATCGAAATGAATGACGAGTTGGCGCATTTCCTGGATGTACAACCGGATATCGATGTCTATATCGACACAATCAATAAGTAG
- the trxA gene encoding thioredoxin, whose amino-acid sequence MALEFTDANFQTTVLNSDKLTVVDFWAEWCGPCRAIGPVIEELSKDYDGKVNIGKVNVDNNPQISMNYGITSIPAILFIKNGQVVDKQVGAVPKAVLDKKIQANL is encoded by the coding sequence ATGGCTTTAGAATTCACAGATGCGAACTTTCAAACCACCGTGCTGAACTCGGACAAACTGACCGTGGTGGATTTTTGGGCAGAATGGTGCGGTCCCTGCCGTGCGATCGGTCCCGTGATCGAGGAACTGTCTAAAGACTACGATGGTAAAGTGAACATCGGCAAAGTGAATGTGGACAACAACCCGCAGATCTCCATGAACTACGGTATTACGAGCATTCCCGCTATCCTGTTCATCAAAAATGGCCAGGTAGTAGACAAGCAGGTAGGCGCAGTGCCGAAAGCGGTGCTTGACAAGAAAATTCAGGCGAACCTCTAA
- a CDS encoding NupC/NupG family nucleoside CNT transporter, with protein MLHWENIVRGALGMFFLIMVCYLLSNNRRAISWKLVLIGVCAQVMFALGVLNTQVGGQPAFWLMFGVVIVVFIVNRVRRKTVEGFQLPTDVLSWALAIAGLAGFFFGIIRMKTFPFPAVAFAAGLIPIVAMIKILQKRNLELLKWTILAACILLTLSVYMQWCSPSVFRDTLSAVSGSFVELINISHKGTEFMFGSLADGSLSWGYIFAVQVLPNIIFFAALSSILYYLGILQKIVYVFAYLLNKLKISGAESVSTAANIFLGQTEAPLMIRPYLEKMTRSEILCIMVGGFANTAGSVLAAYVGMLGGSDPTQKEYFALHMLSQSIMSAPAAIVCSKILFPETQDHLISKDLYVPREKLGDNFLDALSLGTTDGLKLAVNVGAMLIVFTALMYVANAMLGWAGNQTNLNPQIAAMSGGVYKELSLEMILGYIFSPVAWLIGVSKQDMLAVGQLLGEKTVLNEFIAYQSLGKMKHNNVIQDPKSLLIATYALCGFANFASIGIQIGGISQLAPNQRRNLTELGVKALIGGTIACLMCGCIAGALS; from the coding sequence ATGTTACATTGGGAAAATATTGTCCGCGGGGCACTGGGCATGTTCTTTCTTATTATGGTTTGTTACCTGCTCAGCAACAACCGGCGGGCTATCAGCTGGAAGCTCGTATTGATCGGGGTGTGTGCCCAGGTGATGTTCGCATTGGGTGTGCTGAACACCCAGGTGGGCGGGCAGCCGGCTTTCTGGCTCATGTTCGGTGTGGTGATCGTGGTATTCATCGTGAACCGGGTACGGCGGAAAACCGTGGAAGGATTTCAGCTTCCCACCGATGTGTTGAGCTGGGCGCTGGCGATTGCCGGATTGGCGGGGTTCTTCTTCGGCATCATCCGGATGAAAACCTTCCCCTTCCCTGCCGTGGCCTTCGCAGCCGGGTTGATACCCATCGTAGCGATGATCAAAATACTGCAGAAAAGGAACCTCGAACTGCTGAAGTGGACGATACTGGCCGCCTGCATACTGCTCACCCTGTCCGTCTACATGCAGTGGTGCTCGCCCAGCGTTTTCCGAGACACCCTTTCGGCCGTGTCCGGCTCATTCGTGGAACTCATCAACATCAGCCATAAAGGCACCGAATTCATGTTCGGCAGCCTGGCCGACGGCAGCCTCAGCTGGGGGTATATTTTCGCCGTGCAGGTATTGCCCAATATCATCTTCTTCGCGGCCCTTTCCTCGATCCTCTACTACCTCGGCATCCTGCAAAAAATCGTGTACGTTTTTGCCTACCTGCTGAATAAACTGAAAATTTCCGGTGCGGAAAGCGTGTCTACCGCCGCCAATATCTTCCTGGGCCAAACGGAGGCCCCGCTGATGATCCGGCCTTACCTCGAAAAGATGACCCGCTCCGAAATACTCTGTATCATGGTGGGCGGTTTCGCCAATACCGCCGGCAGCGTGCTGGCGGCTTATGTGGGCATGCTGGGCGGCAGCGATCCCACCCAGAAGGAATACTTCGCCCTGCACATGCTGAGCCAGAGCATCATGAGCGCCCCGGCGGCCATCGTATGCTCGAAAATACTGTTCCCGGAAACACAGGACCACCTCATTTCGAAAGACCTCTACGTGCCCCGCGAAAAGCTGGGTGATAACTTCCTCGACGCCCTTTCCCTGGGCACCACCGACGGCCTGAAGCTGGCCGTGAACGTGGGCGCCATGCTCATCGTGTTTACGGCCCTCATGTACGTGGCCAATGCCATGCTGGGCTGGGCGGGTAACCAGACGAACCTCAACCCGCAGATCGCCGCCATGAGCGGTGGCGTGTATAAGGAACTGTCGCTCGAAATGATACTGGGCTACATTTTCTCCCCCGTGGCCTGGCTCATCGGCGTGTCGAAGCAGGATATGCTGGCCGTCGGGCAGCTGCTCGGCGAAAAGACCGTGCTCAACGAGTTCATCGCTTACCAGTCGCTCGGCAAAATGAAGCACAACAACGTCATCCAGGACCCGAAGTCCCTGCTGATCGCCACGTATGCTTTGTGCGGGTTCGCCAACTTCGCGTCTATCGGCATCCAGATTGGCGGTATCAGCCAGCTGGCGCCCAACCAGCGCAGGAA